In the Telopea speciosissima isolate NSW1024214 ecotype Mountain lineage chromosome 2, Tspe_v1, whole genome shotgun sequence genome, one interval contains:
- the LOC122651892 gene encoding protein NRT1/ PTR FAMILY 2.7-like gives MADTDSQHHFHGDLSHAEAQTTSTIDSKRGGWITFPFITVGVLGLTLASGGWLSNLIVYLIEEFNVKSVDAAQISNIVSGCTSLFPIAGAILADSLFGCFSVITFSSIVSLLGIILLTLTAMLDSLRPSHGETPSRLQLGVLYSALTLTSIGLGGTRFTIATMGADQLIKPKDQGVFFNWYFFTIYVSSVISFTAIVYVEDNVGWGWGFGLSAAVNAVGLAVFWAGKRYYRSVKPKGSPFVSLARVVVATIRKWKLVVPLMLSSQNQQSKDDSYYYGQTEVAELPSYSVPTPSFRFLNRAAIKTEGDTRPDGSIAKPWRLCTMEQVEDLKTLLRLFPLWSSGIFLSTPIGIQISLTVLQALTMDRHLGPHFQIPAGTFLVFSLLSTAISISVIDRFLPSTWYRLTGRSLTPLQRVGLGHVLNIMAMAGSAVVESRRLHVVRSNQLENQTGSTVLPISALWLALPLVIVGAGEALHFPGQVSLYYQEFPMPLRSTATAMVALLIGIGFYLSTVVIDLVRRVTGWLPDNINQGRMDNIFWMLVVIGVANFGYYLTCAKLYKYQNGGEWDTTSSSSECTDQKVQKDQDQE, from the exons ATGGCAGACACTGACTCACAACACCACTTCCATGGCGACCTTTCCCACGCAGAAGCCCAAACAACAAGCACCATCGATTCCAAACGAGGGGGTTGGATTACCTTCCCCTTCATCACag TTGGAGTACTGGGTCTAACTCTGGCATCTGGGGGTTGGTTATCAAACCTGATCGTCTATCTGATCGAAGAGTTCAACGTGAAGAGCGTCGACGCCGCACAGATCTCCAACATCGTCAGCGGTTGCACCAGTCTCTTCCCCATCGCCGGTGCCATTCTCGCCGACTCCTTATTTGGTTGTTTCTCCGTCATCACCTTCTCCTCTATTGTCTCTCTTCTG GGTATAATTCTGTTAACTTTAACGGCGATGCTAGACTCGCTAAGGCCTTCACATGGAGAAACGCCGTCAAGGCTTCAACTTGGGGTTTTATACAGTGCTTTAACGCTGACCTCTATAGGGCTTGGAGGTACGCGCTTCACCATAGCAACAATGGGTGCGGATCAGTTGATAAAGCCAAAGGATCAAGGGGTCTTCTTTAACTGGTATTTCTTCACTATCTATGTCTCTTCCGTCATCAGTTTCACGGCCATTGTCTACGTAGAGGATAACGTTGGATGGGGTTGGGGTTTTGGGTTATCTGCCGCCGTTAACGCCGTCGGCTTGGCAGTTTTCTGGGCCGGGAAACGGTACTATCGTAGTGTGAAGCCAAAGGGAAGCCCTTTCGTAAGCTTGGCTAGGGTTGTGGTCGCCACCATTCGGAAGTGGAAGTTAGTAGTACCATTAATGTTGTCTTCCCAAAACCAGCAAAGCAAAGATGATTCTTATTACTATGGCCAAACTGAGGTTGCAGAGTTGCCTTCTTATTCAGTTCCCACTCCAAGCTTCAG ATTTCTGAACCGTGCAGCTATAAAAACCGAAGGTGACACCCGACCGGACGGTTCAATCGCAAAGCCATGGAGGCTATGCACGATGGAGCAAGTCGAAGACCTCAAAACCCTACTCCGACTCTTCCCTCTCTGGTCCAGCGGCATCTTCTTGAGCACCCCAATTGGAATCCAGATCAGCCTCACAGTCCTTCAAGCCCTCACCATGGACCGCCACCTTGGGCCCCACTTTCAAATCCCTGCTGGCACTTTCCTCgtcttctctctcctatccacgGCTATTTCCATCTCAGTCATCGATCGTTTCCTCCCTTCCACGTGGTACAGACTTACTGGTCGCTCGTTGACCCCACTTCAACGAGTAGGACTCGGCCACGTCCTCAACATCATGGCCATGGCAGGGTCTGCCGTCGTGGAATCGAGGAGGCTCCATGTTGTCCGGTCCAACCAACTCGAGAACCAGACCGGATCAACCGTCCTTCCGATATCAGCATTATGGTTGGCATTGCCACTGGTCATCGTCGGCGCCGGCGAAGCATTACACTTTCCAGGACAGGTTTCTTTATACTATCAAGAATTTCCGATGCCACTGCGAAGCACAGCGACCGCTATGGTCGCGCTGCTCATCGGGATCGGTTTTTATCTGAGCACGGTGGTGATCGATTTGGTACGGAGGGTCACCGGTTGGTTGCCGGATAACATTAACCAAGGGAGGATGGATAACATATTTTGGATGTTGGTGGTGATAGGAGTGGCCAACTTTGGCTATTACCTAACGTGTGCCAAGTTGTACAAGTATCAAAATGGTGGTGAGTGGGACACCACCAGTTCTAGCTCAGAGTGTACAGACCAAAAGGTCCAAAAGGACCAAGATCAAGAGTGA